The sequence TCAAAGGAATTGACGGGGGCCCGCACAAGCGGTGGATGATGTGGATTAATTCGATGCAACGCGAAAAACCTTACCTAGCCTTGACATGTCAAGAACCTCTGAGAGATTGGGGGGTGCCGCAAGGAACTTGAACACAGGTGCTGCATGGCTGTCGTCAGCTCGTGTCGTGAGATGTTGGGTTAAGTCCCGCAACGAGCGCAACCCTTGTCCTTAGTTGCCATCATTTGGTTGGGCACTTTAAGGAGACTGCCGGTGACAAACCGGAGGAAGGTGGGGATGACGTCAAGTCCTCATGGCCCTTATGGCTAGGGCTTCACACGTCATACAATGGTCGGTACAGAGGGTTGCCAAGCCGCGAGGTGGAGCTAATCTCATAAAACCGATCGTAGTCCGGATTGGAGTCTGCAACTCGACTCCATGAAGTCGGAATCGCTAGTAATCGCGGATCAGCATGTCGCGGTGAATACGTTCCCGGGCCTTGTACACACCGCCCGTCACACCATGGGAATGGGTTTCACCAGAAGTAGGTAGGCTAACCTTCGGGAGGCCGCTTACCACGGTGGGATTCATGACTGGGGTGAAGTCGTAACAAGGTAGCCGTAGGGGAACCTGCGGCTGGATCACCTCCTTTCAAGAGAAGACTTTTGGATTGAGTACTCACACTCATCGACTGTAGGTTTAGGGATTGTTGGTTTAGGATGCAGAATTAATCGGGCTGAACAAAAGTCACATTAATTCTGGTTTCTAAAATCAGCAAGACAGTAAATTGATCTTTAAAAAAATAGAAGAAGTAATACTCAAGTTTAGAAATAAATAAGGGTAGATTGTATCAAAATTGATTATTCGAAGTCAGAACTGAATAATCGATGTCGCAAACAAAGCGAAATCAGATACTTCGAATTGTATTAACTTTGTTGATACGTGTTTGAGGTTATAGGATCAAGCGACTAAGTGCATCTGGTGGATGCCTTGGCGATGATAGGCGAAGAAGGACGCGTTAGCCTGCGAAAAGCGATGGGGAGCTGGCAAATAAGCTTTGATCCATCGATATCCGAATGGGGAAACCCGGCCCTTTTGGGTCACTCATCACTGAATACATAGGTGGTGTAGAGCGAACTCGGCGAACTGAAACATCTAAGTAGCCGAAGGAAAAGAAATCAACCGAGATTCCCAAAGTAGTGGCGAGCGAAATGGGAAGAGCCTGCATGTGATAGATCAAACTTTAGTGGAACAGTCTGGAAAGTCTGGCGATAGTGGGTGATAGCCCCGTACACGAAAGAGATTGGTTGGTACTAAGCATGCGAGAAGTAGGGCGGGACACGAGAAATCCTGTTTGAAGATGGGGGGACCATCCTCCAAGGCTAAATACTCATCATCGACCGATAGTGAACCAGTACCGTGAGGGAAAGGCGAAAAGAACCCCGGGAGGGGAGTGAAATAGAACCTGAAACCGGATGCATACAAACAGTGGGAGCCCTTGCAAAATGGGGTGACTGCGTACCTTTTGTATAATGGGTCAGCGACTTACGTTCAGTAGCGAGCTTAACCGAGTAGGGGAGGCGTAGGGAAACCGAGTCCGAATAGGGCGCATAGTTGCTGGGCGTAGACCCGAAACCAAGTGATCTATCCATGGCCAGGATGAAGCTGCGGTAATACGCAGTGGAGGTCCGAACCCACTAATGTTGCAAAATTAGGGGATGAGCTGTGGATAGGGGTGAAAGGCTAAACAAACTTGGAAATAGCTGGTTCTCCTCGAAAACTATTTAGGTAGTGCCTCATGTATCACTGACGGGGGTAAAGCACTGTTATGGCTAGGGGGTCATCGCGACTTACCAAACCATGGCAAACTCTGAATACCGTCAAGTGCGAGCATGGGAGACAGACTGTGGGTGCTAACGTCCATGGTCAAGAGGGAAACAACCCAGATCGCCGTCTAAGGTCCCAAATAATCAGTTAAGTGGAAAACGAGGTGGGAAGGCATAGACAGCCAGGATGTTGGCTTAGAAGCAGCCATCATTTAAAGAAAGCGTAATAGCTCACTGGTCGAGTCGTCCTGCGCGGAAGATGTAACGGGGCTCAAACTGATAACCGAAGACGCGAATATGTACCGATGGTACATATGGTAGAGGAGCGTTCCGTAGGCCTGCGAAGGTGTCTTGAGAAGGATGCTGGAGGTATCGGAAGTGCGAATGCTGACATGAGTAGCGATAATGCGGGTGAAAAGCCCGCACACCGAAAACCCAAGGTTTCCTGCGCAACGTTCATCGGCGCAGGGTGAGTCGGCCCCTAAGGCGAGGCAGAAATGCGTAGTCGATGGACAACGGGTTAATATTCCCGTACCGATATGAAGTGCGATGGGGGGACGGAGAAAGGTAGGTCAGCCATCTGTTGGAATAGGTGGTTTAAGCGAGTAGGCGTGTGGCTTAGGCAAATCCGGGCTGCTATAACGCTGAGACGTGACGACGAAGTCTTCGGACTGAAGTGATTGATCCTATGCTTCCAAGAAAAGCCTCTAAGCTTCAGCTTTATATTGACCGTACCGCAAACCGACACAGGTGGGTAGGAAGAGAATTCTAAGGTGCTTGAGAGAACTCAGGAGAAGGAACTCGGCAAATTATCACCGTAACTTCGGGAGAAGGTGAGCCCAGAGTATGTGAAGTTCTTCGCGAATGGAGCAGAAATGGGTCGCAGAGAAATGGGGGCTGCGACTGTTTATCAAAAACACAGCACTCTGCAAAGTCGAAAGACGACGTATAGGGTGTGACGCCTGCCCGGTGCTGGAAGATTAAATGATGGGGTGCAAGCTCTTGACTGAAGTCCCAGTAAACGGCGGCCGTAACTATAACGGTCCTAAGGTAGCGAAATTCCTTGTCGGGTAAGTTCCGACCCGCACGAATGGCGTAACGATGGCCCTACTGTCTCCTCCTGAGACTCAGCGAAGTTGAAATGTTTGTGAAGATGCAATCTCCCCGCTGCTAGACGGAAAGACCCCGTGAACCTTTACTGTAGCTTTGCATTGGACTTTGAAGTGGTTTGTGTAGGATAGGTGGGAGGCTATGAAGCGTGGACGCTAGTCTGCGTGGAGCCGACCTTGAAATACCACCCTGACCCCTTTGAGGTTCTAACCTTGGTCCGTTATCCGGATCGGGGACCGTGCATGGTAGGCAGTTTGACTGGGGCGGTCTCCTCCCAAATTGTAACGGAGGAGCTCGAAGGTCGCCTAGGTACGGTCGGACATCGTACTGATAGTGTAATGGCATAAGGCGGCTTAACTGCGAGACAGACAAGTCGAGCAGGTGCGAAAGCAGGACATAGTGATCCGGTGGTTCTGAATGGAAGGGCCATCGCTCAACGGATAAAAGGTACTCCGGGGATAACAGGCTGATTCCGCCCAAGAGTTCACATCGACGGCGGAGTTTGGCACCTCGATGTCGGCTCATCACATCCTGGGGCTGTAGCCGGTCCCAAGGGTATGGCTGTTCGCCATTTAAAGTGGTACGTGAGCTGGGTTCAAAACGTCGTGAGACAGTTTGGTCCCTATCTGCAGTGGGCGTTGGAAATTTGAGGGGGGCTGCTCCTAGTACGAGAGGACCGGAGTGGACAGATCTCTGGTGTACCGGTTGTCACGCCAGTGGCATCGCCGGGTAGCTAAATCTGGAAGAGATAAGCGCTGAAAGCATCTAAGCGCGAAACTCGCCTCAAGATGAGATTTCCCCAAGGCTTTAAGCCTTTTAAAGGGTCGTTCGAGACCAGGACGTTGATAGGTCGGGTGTGGAAGTGCAGTAATGCATTAAGCTAACCGATACTAATTGCCCGTAAGGCTTGATCCTATAACCTGAGACGCGTGTGTGCGACGGTATATAATCTACCCAGATTAGAGTTAGATTTGAGAGCAACAAGCAGTACATATTACTTCTTCTATTGAACTGAACGCGTTGTGGAGCAATACACACAACGAGTTAACCCGTTAAAGTCTGGCGACCATAGCGAGGTGGTCCCACTCCTTCCCATCCCGAACAGGACAGTGAAACACCTTAGCGCCGATGATAGTGCAGATTACCTGTGTGAAAGTAGGTCATTGCCAGACACCCTTACTGAGCGAATCAAAGATTCGCACGTGATGTAAACAAGACCCCCGTACTCGAAAGAGGCGGGGGTTTTGCTATAAGTGAAGTAGTTGTTTTTACAGATGAGATAAATTGTTTGCTGAGTTGTATAAGCAGGCATAAACAGTTTTAGCCTGGTGACCATAGCAAGGTGGCCCCACTCCTTCCCATTCCGAACAGGACAGTGAAACACCTTAGCGCCGATGATAGTGCAGATACCTGTGTGAAAGTAGGTCATTACCAGACACCTTATATTGAGCAAATCTAGGATTTGTTTGGAAAAAAAATAGCCCCGATATCGTTTGATATCGGGGCTTTTTTTATTCTGGAGAAAATCTATTGCCAGATGTTAGCCGAGAGGCATGACTTCTTTACCATACATTTCATTCAGTATTTGGGCCATTGCTGCATAGATGGCAGATGCACCACAAATAATACCTTCAATTCCTGCTATTTGTTTGATTACTGAGCTGCCTGTGTAGTCCCCAAGGGCGAGTAGAGCAAATAAGATGGTTAGGGAGCCGAAAATAAATTGCGTGGCTTTATTGAGTTTGAGCGTGCCGACAAACAGGAATGCTGTAAATATCCCCCACATGGTGAGATAGGCGGTCATACTGTTGATTGAGCTGGCTTCTGCCAGGCCTAGTTTAGGCAGGATGAGCAGGGCTACCAGCGTGAGCCAGAACATACCGTAGGAAGTGAATGCAACGGTGCCGAAGGTGTTTCCCTTTTTCCATTCCAACAGAC comes from Iodobacter ciconiae and encodes:
- a CDS encoding acetate uptake transporter codes for the protein MSQTLHTQDQTANPAPLGLLGFGMTTVLLNLHNAGITELSSMILAMGIFYGGIAQVIAGLLEWKKGNTFGTVAFTSYGMFWLTLVALLILPKLGLAEASSINSMTAYLTMWGIFTAFLFVGTLKLNKATQFIFGSLTILFALLALGDYTGSSVIKQIAGIEGIICGASAIYAAMAQILNEMYGKEVMPLG